The genomic segment TCACATATTTGGTTCCAAGTCTGTCCCCTTAGAGGTGGCTACTACATTACTAGGCAGTTTTGAGATAttctctgtacaactatttaAATCGATCCACTGGATTAATTTAGGTAATTGTGTGCTACGGAGCTGATGTTAGCTATTAGGCTAGCCATCAAATTTGATAAATTACACTGACAATTCaaccaaaaatattgtacaaacctgtgagaaaatgtccTTCACATATTTGGTTCCAAGTCTGTCCCCTCAGAGGTGGCTACTACATTACTAGGCAGTTTTGAgatcttctctgtacaactatttaAATCGATCCACTGGATTAATTTAGGTTTAAGTAAATCAAAAATCTCCACACCAAACACGTTTTTGTCATCCTTTCCAGTTCATGTCGGCGGTATTCACTCGCGTTCTGCCACCCAAAAGTACACTGGTGCTGGTACATATTGTTTACACATGTTATGAAAAGGTCTGTTATTACTTTGTGAATAATAACTTTATGCACTTACTTCCTTTGACTGTCTGTAAGCATGACACCCTGCGGAGACACTTTACAGTGGACGACGGTAGCGGTGGGGAGAGGATTGGTCTCCAGCGTCTGACTGATGGCCTTGGCAATGGCTTGAGGGCCAGTCAAGGACTCCATGTCCACAGAGTTTATGTAGAGCACATTTGACGCTGGAGGCCACAAGGGAGAACATGTCGTCAGTCATCTGACGCAGGAAAACTGTGCATGCGCTTCAGCAAAAATTAAATCTTTGGTTTATGTGAGAGACGGCGGCGGTCCAGTATTTACCGTGAGACTCCTCCGGAACCTTCTGAGCTGTAAAGTAGAAGTGACACTGTGAGACAAAGTGGACGACCATATAGAGCACTCACTCTCTTCCGCAATTTTGCAAACACCAGCAAGTAGGTGCAGTAGTTACCTGTTCCTTGCTTGAGAAGGTCCACAACTGGGTCGGTGGGTGTGGCCAGCTCCAGCGCCTCTTCATTTGGGTCTGTATGAGACAAGCACATTTGAAACATCACATGCAACTTGGGAATTATTAGTGGCTCCTGGCTGCCTGCCCTTTTACCTTTGGTGGGGATCATGAGCTTGCAGGGCAGCGCCAAAGGAGTCATGGAGTGTTGGTAAACCAGTGCAGAGAGACAACCTGCAGTGAAATAGTGTGTGAGTCGAGTGGATGGCGAAATATTAAGTAGCGTCAGATGCACTCACCAAAGTAGGGCTCATTGGGACAACCCTTCAGGCGGACACCTTTGGGACTAGTTTCAATCAGGAAGTGTCTCACCAGCTCGCTGGTCAGATCGGCAACTAGTAACATTGTAACATAGCATGTTAAAGCAATGCTATACAGTATGGAAATACTGTATAGTAATGCTATACAgtgcggaaagtattcagacccccttacatttttcactctttgttatattgtatccatttgctaaaaatcatttaagttcatttgttattttttttcatcaataatgtacacacagcaccccatattgacagaaaaaaatggaattgttggaatttttgcagatttattaaagaaaaactgaaatatcacacagccataagtattcagaccctttgctcagtatttagtagaagcacccttttgagctaatacagccaggagtcttattgggaatgatgcaacaagtttttcaaacctggatttggggatcctctgccattcctccttgcagaacctctccagttctgtcaggttggatagtaaacattggtggacagccattttcaggtctctccagagatactcaattggatttaagtcatGGCTCTGGCtgtgccattcaagaacagtcacggagttgttctgaagccactccgttgttattttagctgtgtgctgagggtcattgtcttgttggaagttgtaccttcggcccagtctgaggtcctcagcactctggagaaggttttcgtccaggatatccctgtacttggccgcattcatctttccttcgattgcaactagtCGTCCTGtcactgcagctgaaaaacacccccacagcatgatgctgccacccccatgcttcaatgttgggactgtattggacaggtgatgagcagtgcctgggtttctccacacataccgctcagaattaaggccaaaaaggttctatcttggtctcatcagaccaaagaatcgtatttctcaccatcttggagtccttcaggtgtttttcttttttagcaaactctctgcgggctttcatgtgtcttgcactgaggaaaggcttctgtcgggccactctgccataaagccctgactggtagagggctgcagtgatggttgactttctagaactttctcccatctcccgactcatctctggagctcaggcaCAGTGATCTATGGGTTCtttttttacctctctcaccaaggctctctcccccgattgctcagtttggccgaacggccagctcttggaagggttctggtcgtcccaaacatcttccatttaaggattatggagctcactgtgctcttgggaaccttaagtgcagcagaatgttttttgtaaccttggccagatttttttctgtcaatatgggtgctgtgtgtacattaatgatgaaaaaaaaatatttaaatgattttagcaaataggctgcaatataacaaagagtgaaaaatttaaggggctctgaatactttccgtaaccactgtgtgtgcgtgtatatatatataaaatggcctttttttttttaattttttgaacgcaaaaaaaatcttgaataagcggggataaaccgCAAGTAAgcgtttttggggttggttcctcccaagaaatggaaaaaaaaaacattttacaaattggggaaaaaaagaaaaagaaatccgcaaataggtgaatttgcaggTGCCGAACAGCAAGTATGCGGGCTCCACTCTATATCAGTGTGCTGAAAGTGCATCCTCGACTGGCGTGCTCCTTTTACCTTCACTTCACtcttgtgtgtgtacatttgaaACTCACCCACAATTAAAATTTTatctcacaacacaaagcaaaaaaacgaCCAAGCGAAGCCTCGTAGCTCGAAAAACTCATTGCGGCACTCGCGAGTCAAAGTATCACTGTATTTTTCACATTGGACCTATACAGTATCGAAATCAccttttttgctttgttgtaCTGTTGGTGGTGGACAGGCCACCTTCAAGGCAAGACCGTAAGCCCCACGGAAGGAGTGGCTGTCCCTGATGACGAAGGCGCCGGGCTCCCTGTCCTTCAGCACGTTAATGGCTGAAAGGAAAGATGAGAGTCAAGACTGCGACATGGCATTTGCTGAAGAGCATGCAGAGCTCGTGGTGTCACCTTGCTCTCGGGAGATGTCGGGCTTGTACCAGAACTTGGACGTGTCTTGGACAAACTTAACATTCATCTTGATATCTGGATAACCATCTGTTGATGACAGAATAAAATTATGAATGTGGGGgggacaaagaaaagaaaaaaaaaatctacactcACAGTTGTCTTTTAGTCTCTCACCATAGATGGACTTGGAGGTGTCTGGGTAAGTCCCAGTCAAGTTTGACCCTCCAGCCTCAGCTGCTGGGTTCTTGCTGTCCATCCTCTCTGTGTCCCCACTGCTTGCGTGCCTCTTCACTGGCAGCTGGGGGGAGACGGGGAAGGCGGGTGTGGAAGGCGGCTGTGCCTGACGAGACGTGGCCCCCATCTCATCAGGGGTACTGTGGCCGCCCGCTATAGCTCGCCGCCCCATCAGGGGGCTGGCGGAGGGCAAACTTGCACTGCTTGTTTTGGGGTTTCGGCCAGTCAAGGGGCTGGAGGGGATGCTATCCCTGCTCCCGCCTGCTGGAGGGGTGTGTCTGACCGGTGAGGGACTGGCTTGGCCCAAGCGCCTTTGGAGGGCAGGGCTTGGGGGTGTGTTGGTGGCCACTGTGCGGTGGAGGGTGTTGGGGCTACCAGGGACAGTGTGGACGCCCATGATGTTCACCTGGGAGCCATCTGGGGAGGCGTGTGCTTGCGGGTAAAATGGTGCTGGGCTGTGGTCGGAAGGACCATGTCTCCTTCTGACAacggaaattgaaaaaaaaaaacattatttctccATCTACATTGAAGTTTGAAGGTTGAGGGTTTGTCATTATTTGTCTCCCTAAGGCAAAGTCTTAGAGCAAGGGACAGCTGGAtatatgaatgaaaacaaacatacacCAACATCAATCAACATTAGTCCAAgtcatctccatccatccatacctCATCTGGTTGGTTATCCATGTTGATTAGCTTAATTGGGTGAGgaatttttatttctgtttgcaCTGTGGTACCTTGCATCTTATAACAGATTTCAATTGTTCATACTAAAATTTCAGTACATGCAAGGGTGTGTGATAAGATTTTTTTAAGCTTCTTTCACCTTCTCTTGTTCAAATATTACCAGCGGTGTATTCCGAGGTGTGGACAAACCGACGACCTTTGCCGCTATTTCTCAACATGAGAGCTTAAAGTGTCAGTCCTGCACAGATACGCACCCTTCGGGGCTGTGTACAGGACTGTTGCAGGTGAGAGGTCCGCTGAACTGTTGTGCTCTAAATTCCACAAAACCTCGATTATctgcaaaaagaacaaaaacaaacaaacaaacaaaataataataataataatcgatcAACTCAGATTAGAAGCTATGTGACTATGAAGTATTGCATAGATTAAAGACAGTTTAAGAAACAAAGATGGGATAGaaataaaagcaacaacaaaaacttggGGGTTTTGTTAGCCTATGTTACCTTGTTCTCCATGATTAGAAACAGTCTGACAGTCTGATCGGGGAAAAGTAACAGAAGGAGCCAGTTTGAAGAGGGGAGGAGATGCACAAAAGCAAGgaacaattacaaaaaataagacAGTTATCTAGGGAGAAGCAGTAACTGTTTGAAGCAAAAGAGGGTAGCGGAGATGCAGAATGACTGGAAGATACACTTTTGAACGTCACTGACCTGATGCAAACTTTTGATTAGGCTTCATTCCCGCTGATGACATCCAGCCTGGTGGGGAGCGAACTGCAGACAAACATTAAGAGCGTGAAGCTCACTACAAATAAATGACAGCCTTGCAATGTGACAGAGTACTAATACTTAGTTACTGTACTTACAATATTCACAAATCAGTACTTTGTTAATATTATTTCTGataattttaaattttactcTACAACATTTCttaagtaaaatgtattttccgcTGATAAATTTCccctaaaataaaatcagaagacACAGCGAGGCATACAATACAAattatatacatccatccattttctgtaccgcttatcctcactagggtaggggggtgctggagcctatcccagctgtcttcgtgtgagaggcaggctacaccctgaactggttgccagccaattgcagggcacatataaacaaccattcacactcacattcacacctatgggcaatttagagtcttcaatcaacgcaccatgcatgtttttgggatgtgggaggtaaccgaagtacctggagaaaacccacgcaggcatggggagaacatgcaaactccacacaggcgaggccaggatttgaaccctggtcctcagaactgtgaggtagatgtgctaaccgtgccgccaaattatatacaatacaattaaattaaattgctGCTGACTTTGCTCCTCTCACAACATTTCCAGAAGCAGATGATGACCAAACCAACTAAAAAAGGTGAACAAGGATAATATTACAAACACGTGGACGTATTTACAAGAATTGTTTTTCGTACACTGGAGTGAAAGACTCTTCCTTTCGGATGAAGTGACTCTCATGACTACCTAAAGTGACAGAAATATTGGCATTCCAAAACTCCCCATTCAACCTAGCTAGCAGGTTAAAATCAATTCATAttaattgtgtaaaatgtaaatgtcaatGTTATTGCGGCTATCATTAACTTTATTAGGCATACTGTAATTAATATGATGAGATCCTTTAAGAGTTTTACTCAAGTAGTATTCTACAAGGTGACTAATGTTATTTTCTGACTTTTACTCAGGTAATGCTATCAGGtactttttacatatatttgcaCACAGCTTCAGTGTGTTATTTGGTGTGAGATCATGCTTTCATCCTTTTAAATAATCACAGGCCCAGCCTATGCAAAACTACACAGCATTTTCAAGCCCATCTAAATCGTGATGCAGGACTGGCAAGATGACTACGAGAGTGCAAGCATGTGCCTTTCTCCTGCTCCTAGAGGGCTTTCCCGCCACTTTGGGAAAGTATGTCTACGTAAGGGAGAGAATGAAATGGCACGACGCTCAGAGTTACTGCCGTGAGTTTCACACAGATCTGGCTCAGGTTGTTAACGATGAGGAAATCTGGAAACTACGAAATCAGTGGCTATGTGGTTAGCTTCTGGACCGGACTGGTGAGGAATGACACTGACAAATGGATGTGGTCAGGTGGTGGCGCAGCATCTACAATTCTCTGGGGAAGAGGGCAGCCAGATGATGTGCCAAACGAAGACGTCGGCATGATGATCAACTATAGGATTTACAATAGAGACAGAGGCTATCACGAACCCTTTTTTTGCTTCGATGCAATTGTTGTGAGGGAGAGTGCGAGCTGGGAGGAAGGTTTGGAGCACTGCAGAGAGGGAGACATAGCAACTTGGCCAGCGTGACATCACAGACAGAGATGCTGTTGATCCAGAGACAGCTGGACAAGAACCTCTTTACTGAGCATGTCTGGCTGGGTCTGCATTTCTTCCCAGTGGGCTGGCGCTGGATAGACAGGGAGCACTTGACATACGAGGCGTGGGTTGGTAACGAGAGGCCTTCATGTCCGGCACTAAGACAGAAGTGTGGTGCCTTAAAGGTGATGGGATGGATTCCAAATGAAGACACAGACACCGGTGTCATTTGCGGAACCAATAACACGCTCGTTGGGGTTAGTTTGgggaaaatttacttttgtgAAGATTCAGTGTGGGAGGCTCACAACTGTGAGCAGAGGCTTTATTTTGTTTGCTACTAAAGAATTACTGATTAAGTAGCTGAAGCCTCTTTAGTccatgtattcattcatttaattgtttttaactcTCAGTTTTTGGGTACAGTATCTACAATCAGGATAGTTGGTCATTTAATTTTGGGGTATTTTACTGGTCTTAATTTTGTCAAGTATACTTTTAATAAAagtgttgaaataaaaataattgcatgGTCTTAGCTGcttgtcgttttttttcaactaacgAGAAAGCGTAAAACATAGAGATAAAAAGATGCAAGCGGTACAGGATGGTTTCAGAAATGCTTCCTTTCTGCAGAAAGGCTGACAAACAATGAATACATTCTCGGGCGAAAGGAGAAATTTCATTGTCTGAGGCTAATTCTCACCACAGTCTCGTAAAGCAGGACTGTTGCTGGCAAACCTATCATTGTTCTCAACTGCCTCCCGGTGGCTGTGCACTGTACCCTGCCAGAAAGGAGTCAAGCAAACAGAATAAGCAGAAAAACCATACAGCACTACAAACAGTATTAAAcgtttatgttttatttttcttccgaGCTCTGGGGGGCGCTACAGGGAGGAGGAAATTGATGAATGTACCTCTCTGGCTCTTCCTCCAGGTTTGTGGGGCAGACTGTTGCTGAAATCTGGTGAATGGCCATCCGGCCTGTTGTCGTGGCCACTCTGGTACTGACCCTCACTGGTGGTCCGACGCCGACCCGTCTCCTGGTTTACCTCCGGGGTCATTCCCCTGGAGCGTACCCctgaacgcccccccccccacaaacacaTTAAGTAATGTGAGCAAGAATAACTACTTATGATCAGAACAATATGCAAGCAATGTCAGAAATGTTCTAGAAATGATGTGTAAGAAATTAAAAAGGAAGCAACTGAAAGGGAGTGGCGGTGGACAAACCAGAGAAAGAATAGGAGCGATGGCGGTCAGATTGTTGCGGTGTTATGCTTTCACAGATGCCCCGGATACGAGCGTTGTACTCTGATGCCGGGGCAGGAGGTCAGCGGGCGGATAGTGGACAGGAGGAAGGTAGAGGAGGAAGAAGGTGGGAAGACGTGCAGTGGAAGAAGCAATGGTGGGAAGGGGTTGTCCGATCAGCgatggattgaaaaaaaaagagaataaaaacaaaaaaagcaactgacttaaaggaaaacaatattaaaacatatttaacaCAACTCAAGAAGCGGAGTGTTAAACGCACAAAACAAGaaggtactgtatatgcaactTAAATCCACTGGGAGGCAGCGTTGATCTTCCAATGGGTTTACCTAAATGTGAACTCATGGAAGCTGTAATCTCAAAACACTTCCTGCTATTATTACCCTGCACTCTCAggtttgacttttattttcattttaactgCAGAGCTAATTATATGTGCACATCTCATTCCTCTGGTGAATGTGTAACAGGAACTGCTATAATCTGCTCGACCATGTGCACCTCAGCGGCCCAGATGGGGAGCTTGAGTTGAAACTTTACAGATtaaactctgactccagtgaGGCGTTTAATGCACTGAGCCTTGTCATACATATCAATTATGCGATTACTATACTTTTTGGCACAGCCCAGCCTTACCAGCAATGCGGTGAGCCACCAGGCCCTCTAGGTTAAACGCCTCTTCCTCAGCATCCAGCtctcgggccaaagaggaagaggaagtgtCCTTAGGTTGAGGGGTGAGAGCAGGAAGTGGAGAGGAGGACTCACTACAGCCCAGAAAGGGAGATGAGCCCTGTAGGTCCGGAGAGTTGGACACTGTGCCGACTATGCACGAGTTCAGAGGCTTCAACGAGGGATGGACATTTGTGGATGGATCCGAGGGGAGCTGGTGCAGTACTTGACGTGCGTGAACATAGGGCTCGGGTGTGTGTGTTGGAGTGGTGTTTTGATGTTGGAAAGTGGGACTGGGCCTTTGAGGAGAATGTACTGGAGACTCCAAGAGAGGGCTCTGGTTGGGAAAAATTCTCCCAGTCATGCATTCTGGCTGATGGAAAGTATTATTGAATGACCCAGAGGTGCTATAGCCATGGATGGCTGAGTCTGCCTGGTACGATGGCCTTGTAAGTGTCTGGGAGAAGGGCACCGGTGATGAATTAAAGGTATTTTCCCCAGGTGGCGCACTGTGTGACTTGGACATGTGGGGGTTGATCGGGTCCAAGTCGAGCATGAGCATGTTGAGGGCTTCAATAGACTGCTCAATGTCCCTTTGAGAAGCTGAAGATGGAAAATGTGGCAAGCTATGGGTGGACTGGAGCGGTGGGCCAAAAGGATCATCTGGGAGGCTGTACTGGTGCCATGCACTGAGACCTCTCTGAACAGCCTCCCGGCTACTGGTGCTCCTCTCAGGGGCCCTGGGCATTAGTTTAGGGTTGGATTCATGACTGCTAGTAGGTGGGTTACCAAAGGACTGTGAGCGATACATTCCGCTTTCATTTTGGAAGTTGTTATATGCCCCCGATGGCAACACAGAGGCACTGCACTCCTGCATTGCAGTGGGTGTCTGTATTCCGTGCACAGGGATCTCACTCAACGTATCGCTGAGAACACCTCTTTCAAGGTAGGGGCTGTCGTTCTGACTGCTGACAGGGCCTTGTGACTGGTAGTAGAGGTCAGCTGGTGTGGCCTGGCCCTCTAAGGATGAGAGTGTGCCCAAACTGTCCACACTATTGCCCTCTTGGCTATTGGGAAGCTCGTCATCAAGAATATCTGTCTCACGCTCTTCTGCGGAAGTGCCCCCAATTAACCTGGTGTGGCCCCCGTTGACATGCACCTGTGCGGGGACCAGGTGCCGGACACCCGCTCCCGGACTGGTTGAAGTAGACAGATAAACTTGCCGTTGATGAACAGGCACCTCAAGTCCACTCAGAAGCTGATCTAGTTCTCTCTTCTCCTGGGGGCTGAGGGTCAGGTGGCTTGCTGCTGGGTTGTCGTGGCTTGAGCCCCCCTGCAGAGACTGACTGTGATCCTCTGTACGGTCGGTCTTGATGGAGGCTGTGGAGTTTCCCGAGTCGCTGCTTACAGACAGAGTGTGGTCGACGGCAGGGAGAGAGGCGTGGCCTGTTACAGGAAGGGTATGCTCTGTTGGTTGAAGGGGGTGGTTTGGGTGCTGCAATAGATTCTGTGTGGCAGTCAGGGGGTCTCCATGCACCGGGAGGCCGTTGATGGTGACCACTCCCTCCAGGGAGTCTTTCTTTCGGACCTGTGCGTACAGGCTTCCATCAAGTGGACCTTGACTGTGAACAACATCTGAAAAACAGATAAAAAGTGATTAACCCAAAACATATTATCTGTATACAAAGGAACAATAATCAAATAGACAAGTTGCAAAAGACCTAATAGCCCACCCTACAAGCACAAGGAAGCTCtggaagtctttttttaaaccccgAGTTATTAGCCCAGCAACCAGCAATGCTGGCCCCGTGCACTATTTATAGACAGTTTACAAGGCTAAAGGCGCAGCTACCATTGCGTCACTGAG from the Phycodurus eques isolate BA_2022a chromosome 1, UOR_Pequ_1.1, whole genome shotgun sequence genome contains:
- the tns1a gene encoding tensin-1 isoform X3, producing the protein MARLNWCLAAIISWGKFLFACFFPLRGFKQDKPDELEGVHTHSFKLKPFKKAKSCDICKQAITKEGLICKACQLSCHKKCEVKVTTACQTSTNYELPPTPQLPLKHVDTPGSARSCKSAEIKRKQSRSQSMVQDMEESYEVDLVYITERIISFSFPATAEERGYTVHLKEVAAMLRSKHGEHYLVLNLSELRNDLATLNPKVLEFGWPDDHAPPLDKICSMCKAIDTWLNGDPHNVVVLHNKGNRGRTGVVVAAYMHYSNISASADQALDRFAMRRFYEDKALPMGQPSQRRYVRYFNGLLSGHIKINNKPLFLHHVIMHGIPNFESKGGCRPFLKIYQAMQPVYTSGIYNVQGDGNTSICITIEPGLLLKGDILLKCYHKRYRNPTRDVVFRVQFHTCAIHDLGVVFGKSELDETFKDDRFPEYGKVEFVFSYGPQKIKGLSHLENGPSVCVDYNTQDPLIRWDSYENLSHRSEDNQHDVVHSQGPLDGSLYAQVRKKDSLEGVVTINGLPVHGDPLTATQNLLQHPNHPLQPTEHTLPVTGHASLPAVDHTLSVSSDSGNSTASIKTDRTEDHSQSLQGGSSHDNPAASHLTLSPQEKRELDQLLSGLEVPVHQRQVYLSTSTSPGAGVRHLVPAQVHVNGGHTRLIGGTSAEERETDILDDELPNSQEGNSVDSLGTLSSLEGQATPADLYYQSQGPVSSQNDSPYLERGVLSDTLSEIPVHGIQTPTAMQECSASVLPSGAYNNFQNESGMYRSQSFGNPPTSSHESNPKLMPRAPERSTSSREAVQRGLSAWHQYSLPDDPFGPPLQSTHSLPHFPSSASQRDIEQSIEALNMLMLDLDPINPHMSKSHSAPPGENTFNSSPVPFSQTLTRPSYQADSAIHGYSTSGSFNNTFHQPECMTGRIFPNQSPLLESPVHSPQRPSPTFQHQNTTPTHTPEPYVHARQVLHQLPSDPSTNVHPSLKPLNSCIVGTVSNSPDLQGSSPFLGCSESSSPLPALTPQPKDTSSSSLARELDAEEEAFNLEGLVAHRIAGVRSRGMTPEVNQETGRRRTTSEGQYQSGHDNRPDGHSPDFSNSLPHKPGGRAREGTVHSHREAVENNDRFASNSPALRDCVRSPPGWMSSAGMKPNQKFASDCQTVSNHGEQDNRGFVEFRAQQFSGPLTCNSPVHSPEGRRHGPSDHSPAPFYPQAHASPDGSQVNIMGVHTVPGSPNTLHRTVATNTPPSPALQRRLGQASPSPVRHTPPAGGSRDSIPSSPLTGRNPKTSSASLPSASPLMGRRAIAGGHSTPDEMGATSRQAQPPSTPAFPVSPQLPVKRHASSGDTERMDSKNPAAEAGGSNLTGTYPDTSKSIYDGYPDIKMNVKFVQDTSKFWYKPDISREQAINVLKDREPGAFVIRDSHSFRGAYGLALKVACPPPTVQQSKKVADLTSELVRHFLIETSPKGVRLKGCPNEPYFGCLSALVYQHSMTPLALPCKLMIPTKDPNEEALELATPTDPVVDLLKQGTAQKVPEESHASNVLYINSVDMESLTGPQAIAKAISQTLETNPLPTATVVHCKVSPQGVMLTDSQRKIFFRRHYPLSTITYCDTDPQDRRWGQESGGSLRLFGFVARKQGSTTDNVSHLLAELDPDQPASTIVSFVSQMMRR
- the tns1a gene encoding tensin-1 isoform X4, whose amino-acid sequence is MARLNWCLAAIISWGKFLFACFFPLRGFKQDKPDELEGVHTHSFKLKPFKKAKSCDICKQAITKEGLICKACQLSCHKKCEVKVTTACQTSTNYELPPTPQLPLKHVDTPGSARSCKSAEIKRKQSRSQSMVQDMEESYEVDLVYITERIISFSFPATAEERGYTVHLKEVAAMLRSKHGEHYLVLNLSELRNDLATLNPKVLEFGWPDDHAPPLDKICSMCKAIDTWLNGDPHNVVVLHNKGNRGRTGVVVAAYMHYSNISASADQALDRFAMRRFYEDKALPMGQPSQRRYVRYFNGLLSGHIKINNKPLFLHHVIMHGIPNFESKGGCRPFLKIYQAMQPVYTSGIYNVQGDGNTSICITIEPGLLLKGDILLKCYHKRYRNPTRDVVFRVQFHTCAIHDLGVVFGKSELDETFKDDRFPEYGKVEFVFSYGPQKIKGLSHLENGPSVCVDYNTQDPLIRWDSYENLSHRSEDNQHDVVHSQGPLDGSLYAQVRKKDSLEGVVTINGLPVHGDPLTATQNLLQHPNHPLQPTEHTLPVTGHASLPAVDHTLSVSSDSGNSTASIKTDRTEDHSQSLQGGSSHDNPAASHLTLSPQEKRELDQLLSGLEVPVHQRQVYLSTSTSPGAGVRHLVPAQVHVNGGHTRLIGGTSAEERETDILDDELPNSQEGNSVDSLGTLSSLEGQATPADLYYQSQGPVSSQNDSPYLERGVLSDTLSEIPVHGIQTPTAMQECSASVLPSGAYNNFQNESGMYRSQSFGNPPTSSHESNPKLMPRAPERSTSSREAVQRGLSAWHQYSLPDDPFGPPLQSTHSLPHFPSSASQRDIEQSIEALNMLMLDLDPINPHMSKSHSAPPGENTFNSSPVPFSQTLTRPSYQADSAIHGYSTSGSFNNTFHQPECMTGRIFPNQSPLLESPVHSPQRPSPTFQHQNTTPTHTPEPYVHARQVLHQLPSDPSTNVHPSLKPLNSCIVGTVSNSPDLQGSSPFLGCSESSSPLPALTPQPKDTSSSSLARELDAEEEAFNLEGLVAHRIAGVRSRGMTPEVNQETGRRRTTSEGQYQSGHDNRPDGHSPDFSNSLPHKPGGRAREGTVHSHREAVENNDRFASNSPALRDCVRSPPGWMSSAGMKPNQKFASDNRGFVEFRAQQFSGPLTCNSPVHSPEGRRHGPSDHSPAPFYPQAHASPDGSQVNIMGVHTVPGSPNTLHRTVATNTPPSPALQRRLGQASPSPVRHTPPAGGSRDSIPSSPLTGRNPKTSSASLPSASPLMGRRAIAGGHSTPDEMGATSRQAQPPSTPAFPVSPQLPVKRHASSGDTERMDSKNPAAEAGGSNLTGTYPDTSKSIYGERLKDNYGYPDIKMNVKFVQDTSKFWYKPDISREQAINVLKDREPGAFVIRDSHSFRGAYGLALKVACPPPTVQQSKKVADLTSELVRHFLIETSPKGVRLKGCPNEPYFGCLSALVYQHSMTPLALPCKLMIPTKDPNEEALELATPTDPVVDLLKQGTAQKVPEESHASNVLYINSVDMESLTGPQAIAKAISQTLETNPLPTATVVHCKVSPQGVMLTDSQRKIFFRRHYPLSTITYCDTDPQDRRWGQESGGSLRLFGFVARKQGSTTDNVSHLLAELDPDQPASTIVSFVSQMMRR
- the tns1a gene encoding tensin-1 isoform X1, which encodes MARLNWCLAAIISWGKFLFACFFPLRGFKQDKPDELEGVHTHSFKLKPFKKAKSCDICKQAITKEGLICKACQLSCHKKCEVKVTTACQTSTNYELPPTPQLPLKHVDTPGSARSCKSAEIKRKQSRSQSMVQDMEESYEVDLVYITERIISFSFPATAEERGYTVHLKEVAAMLRSKHGEHYLVLNLSELRNDLATLNPKVLEFGWPDDHAPPLDKICSMCKAIDTWLNGDPHNVVVLHNKGNRGRTGVVVAAYMHYSNISASADQALDRFAMRRFYEDKALPMGQPSQRRYVRYFNGLLSGHIKINNKPLFLHHVIMHGIPNFESKGGCRPFLKIYQAMQPVYTSGIYNVQGDGNTSICITIEPGLLLKGDILLKCYHKRYRNPTRDVVFRVQFHTCAIHDLGVVFGKSELDETFKDDRFPEYGKVEFVFSYGPQKIKGLSHLENGPSVCVDYNTQDPLIRWDSYENLSHRSEDNQHDVVHSQGPLDGSLYAQVRKKDSLEGVVTINGLPVHGDPLTATQNLLQHPNHPLQPTEHTLPVTGHASLPAVDHTLSVSSDSGNSTASIKTDRTEDHSQSLQGGSSHDNPAASHLTLSPQEKRELDQLLSGLEVPVHQRQVYLSTSTSPGAGVRHLVPAQVHVNGGHTRLIGGTSAEERETDILDDELPNSQEGNSVDSLGTLSSLEGQATPADLYYQSQGPVSSQNDSPYLERGVLSDTLSEIPVHGIQTPTAMQECSASVLPSGAYNNFQNESGMYRSQSFGNPPTSSHESNPKLMPRAPERSTSSREAVQRGLSAWHQYSLPDDPFGPPLQSTHSLPHFPSSASQRDIEQSIEALNMLMLDLDPINPHMSKSHSAPPGENTFNSSPVPFSQTLTRPSYQADSAIHGYSTSGSFNNTFHQPECMTGRIFPNQSPLLESPVHSPQRPSPTFQHQNTTPTHTPEPYVHARQVLHQLPSDPSTNVHPSLKPLNSCIVGTVSNSPDLQGSSPFLGCSESSSPLPALTPQPKDTSSSSLARELDAEEEAFNLEGLVAHRIAGVRSRGMTPEVNQETGRRRTTSEGQYQSGHDNRPDGHSPDFSNSLPHKPGGRAREGTVHSHREAVENNDRFASNSPALRDCVRSPPGWMSSAGMKPNQKFASDCQTVSNHGEQDNRGFVEFRAQQFSGPLTCNSPVHSPEGRRHGPSDHSPAPFYPQAHASPDGSQVNIMGVHTVPGSPNTLHRTVATNTPPSPALQRRLGQASPSPVRHTPPAGGSRDSIPSSPLTGRNPKTSSASLPSASPLMGRRAIAGGHSTPDEMGATSRQAQPPSTPAFPVSPQLPVKRHASSGDTERMDSKNPAAEAGGSNLTGTYPDTSKSIYGERLKDNYGYPDIKMNVKFVQDTSKFWYKPDISREQAINVLKDREPGAFVIRDSHSFRGAYGLALKVACPPPTVQQSKKVADLTSELVRHFLIETSPKGVRLKGCPNEPYFGCLSALVYQHSMTPLALPCKLMIPTKDPNEEALELATPTDPVVDLLKQGTAQKVPEESHASNVLYINSVDMESLTGPQAIAKAISQTLETNPLPTATVVHCKVSPQGVMLTDSQRKIFFRRHYPLSTITYCDTDPQDRRWGQESGGSLRLFGFVARKQGSTTDNVSHLLAELDPDQPASTIVSFVSQMMRR